A genomic stretch from Algoriphagus halophilus includes:
- the fabF gene encoding beta-ketoacyl-ACP synthase II: MNLKRVVVTGIGALTPIGNTAEEFWTGLVNGVSGAAPITRFDASLFKTQFACEVKNLDLEQFIDRKEARKMDPFTQYAMISVEEAMNDAGFDLDSIDKSRAGVIWGSGIGGLKTFQDEVTDFAKGDGTPRFNPFFIPKMIADISAGFISIKYGFRGPNFVTVSACASATNALIDAFNYIRLGKADIFISGGSEAAVTEAGIGGFNAMKALSQRNDSPETASRPFDKDRDGFVLGEGAGALILEEYEHAKARGAKIYAELVGGGMSADAYHITAPHPEGLGASSVMKMALEDAGLEPEAIDYINVHGTSTPLGDVGETKAIGTVFGDHAYKLNISSTKSMTGHLLGAAGAIEAIASILAIRNGIVPPTINHFTDDESFDPGLNLTFNKAQKREINYALSNTFGFGGHNCSVIFKKYN, from the coding sequence ATGAATTTAAAAAGAGTTGTTGTAACAGGTATTGGTGCCCTCACCCCAATAGGCAATACGGCAGAAGAATTCTGGACCGGATTGGTTAATGGGGTGAGCGGTGCTGCACCGATCACCAGATTCGACGCCTCTCTATTCAAAACTCAATTTGCCTGCGAAGTCAAAAATCTTGATCTCGAACAGTTCATTGACAGAAAAGAGGCCCGAAAGATGGATCCTTTCACACAGTACGCAATGATCTCTGTAGAAGAGGCCATGAATGATGCAGGTTTCGATTTAGATTCCATAGATAAATCTCGTGCTGGTGTAATTTGGGGTTCAGGGATCGGAGGATTAAAGACATTTCAAGATGAAGTGACGGATTTTGCCAAAGGTGATGGTACTCCCCGCTTCAATCCATTCTTTATTCCGAAGATGATTGCAGATATCAGCGCAGGATTTATTTCCATTAAATATGGTTTCAGAGGACCAAACTTTGTAACCGTATCTGCTTGTGCATCTGCAACAAATGCGCTTATTGATGCATTTAATTACATTCGATTAGGCAAAGCTGACATTTTTATCAGTGGAGGATCTGAAGCTGCGGTAACTGAAGCCGGAATCGGTGGGTTTAACGCAATGAAAGCACTTTCACAAAGAAATGACTCTCCTGAGACAGCATCCAGACCTTTTGACAAGGACAGAGATGGATTTGTATTAGGTGAAGGAGCTGGAGCCTTAATCTTAGAAGAATACGAACATGCCAAAGCAAGAGGGGCCAAAATCTACGCTGAGTTAGTAGGTGGAGGTATGTCTGCTGACGCATACCATATCACTGCTCCACATCCAGAAGGATTAGGTGCTAGTTCGGTTATGAAAATGGCCCTTGAAGATGCTGGCTTAGAGCCTGAAGCCATTGATTATATCAATGTGCATGGAACCTCTACTCCATTAGGTGATGTAGGTGAAACCAAAGCAATAGGAACTGTTTTTGGTGATCATGCTTACAAACTTAATATCAGCAGTACAAAATCTATGACAGGGCATTTGCTAGGTGCTGCAGGAGCTATTGAAGCAATCGCATCGATCCTTGCAATAAGAAATGGTATAGTTCCTCCTACGATCAATCACTTTACGGATGATGAGAGTTTTGATCCAGGATTGAATTTAACTTTCAATAAAGCCCAAAAGAGAGAAATAAATTACGCGTTGAGCAACACCTTTGGATTTGGCGGTCATAACTGTTCTGTCATTTTCAAAAAATATAATTGA
- a CDS encoding acyl carrier protein: MSEIAQKVKAIIVDKLGVEESEVTLEASFTNDLGADSLDTVELIMEFEKEFNISIPDDQAEQIGTVGQAVTYLEANVK, encoded by the coding sequence TAAAAGCCATCATTGTTGACAAACTTGGCGTAGAAGAGTCTGAAGTGACTTTAGAAGCAAGCTTCACCAATGACCTAGGAGCTGATTCTCTGGACACCGTAGAATTGATCATGGAGTTCGAAAAAGAATTCAATATCTCGATTCCTGATGATCAAGCTGAGCAAATCGGTACGGTGGGACAGGCAGTTACCTATCTTGAGGCTAACGTTAAATAA
- a CDS encoding prolipoprotein diacylglyceryl transferase: MIESLLNYVVWDPNPAVFSGFERLRWYSLLFALGFIISQQFMVYFFKKEGQNELLVDKLTIYMVLATIIGARLGHVLFYEPEKYLSNPIEILKVWEGGLASHGAAIAILFALWLYAKRTPGQSYLWVVDRIVIVTAMTGALIRFGNLMNSEIGGKDTGTDYGFVYAWDTKDIMGTMRVPIESIEAYKPTDRESELQNNGIVPVNFDIEINKGGYSLTDLESTLRRDLKYVLTQFKSSQEYLAEPEESPLDLTISDKGEYYLATVKTYGRTKHPTQIYESISYFLIFLILLGLWNKYKSRLPDGLLLGLFLIAVFGMRFVWEYFKAVQVDFEENMALNMGQILSIPLVIIGIILVVRALSNGIKPEKN, encoded by the coding sequence ATGATTGAATCATTGCTGAATTATGTCGTTTGGGACCCGAACCCTGCTGTTTTCTCAGGATTTGAAAGGCTCAGATGGTACAGTTTATTATTTGCCTTAGGCTTTATTATATCTCAACAGTTTATGGTCTACTTTTTCAAGAAAGAAGGTCAAAATGAATTGTTGGTGGACAAGCTTACCATCTATATGGTGTTGGCAACCATCATTGGAGCTAGACTGGGACATGTCCTGTTTTATGAGCCAGAAAAATACCTCAGCAATCCCATTGAAATCCTTAAAGTTTGGGAAGGTGGCCTTGCCAGTCATGGCGCTGCTATTGCCATCTTATTTGCCCTTTGGTTATACGCCAAAAGGACTCCAGGTCAAAGTTACCTTTGGGTAGTTGACAGGATTGTTATTGTTACAGCCATGACTGGAGCATTGATTCGTTTTGGAAACTTGATGAACTCCGAAATCGGCGGTAAAGACACAGGAACGGATTATGGTTTTGTATATGCTTGGGATACCAAAGACATCATGGGGACCATGCGAGTTCCCATTGAATCCATCGAGGCCTATAAGCCTACAGATCGTGAATCTGAACTTCAAAATAATGGGATAGTCCCCGTTAATTTTGATATAGAAATCAATAAAGGAGGATATAGCCTAACAGATTTAGAATCCACTTTAAGAAGGGATTTAAAGTATGTTTTGACCCAATTTAAGTCCTCTCAAGAGTATTTAGCAGAACCCGAAGAAAGTCCACTGGACCTGACTATTTCTGATAAAGGAGAATATTATTTGGCGACAGTAAAAACCTATGGCAGAACAAAACATCCGACGCAGATTTACGAATCCATTTCCTACTTCCTCATCTTTTTGATTTTGTTGGGATTATGGAACAAGTATAAATCCAGGTTACCGGATGGACTTCTGCTAGGATTATTTCTGATTGCCGTATTTGGAATGCGCTTTGTTTGGGAATATTTCAAAGCAGTTCAGGTAGACTTCGAGGAAAATATGGCGCTAAATATGGGGCAAATCCTAAGTATACCTTTAGTAATTATAGGAATCATACTTGTAGTACGTGCCCTAAGTAATGGAATCAAACCTGAAAAAAATTAA
- the rnc gene encoding ribonuclease III — MKILQRLGINTLFFSKKDKRLAASIKVMLGSRPFNIALYKLALTPSGLAEETQKGFKISNERLEYLGDAILGAVVAEYLFQKYPYRDEGFLTETRSKLVNRESLNSTGIKIGLKKVLNLEIGDRTFIGNKSLYGDVLEALLGAVFLDKGYHFTKKFILKRILLHFDLEGMIATVTNYKSKIIEWSQKENKAIEYKVLHVHGNQRFKEFIVALEVDGEEVAQGKGSTKKKAEQEASKNACDSLNITY; from the coding sequence TTGAAAATCCTTCAGAGACTCGGAATCAACACTCTCTTCTTTAGCAAAAAAGATAAAAGGCTTGCTGCCTCCATCAAAGTGATGTTGGGCAGCAGGCCTTTTAACATTGCGCTGTATAAACTGGCCTTAACTCCTTCCGGACTGGCAGAAGAAACCCAAAAAGGATTCAAAATCTCCAATGAGAGACTTGAATATTTGGGCGATGCCATTTTAGGAGCAGTCGTAGCAGAATATTTATTCCAAAAATATCCCTACAGAGACGAAGGCTTTTTGACTGAAACACGTTCCAAACTTGTTAACCGAGAATCATTAAATTCTACCGGAATAAAAATTGGATTAAAAAAAGTACTCAATCTGGAAATTGGGGACCGCACGTTCATTGGAAATAAATCCCTCTACGGAGATGTTTTAGAAGCCCTCCTGGGTGCAGTTTTCTTGGACAAGGGTTATCATTTTACCAAGAAATTTATCCTAAAAAGGATTTTACTCCATTTTGACCTGGAGGGAATGATCGCTACAGTCACCAATTATAAAAGTAAAATCATCGAATGGTCCCAAAAAGAAAATAAGGCAATCGAATACAAGGTACTTCATGTACATGGGAACCAGCGATTCAAAGAATTCATCGTTGCACTAGAGGTGGATGGAGAAGAAGTAGCCCAAGGTAAAGGAAGTACCAAGAAAAAAGCAGAACAGGAAGCTTCAAAAAATGCTTGTGACTCGCTTAATATTACTTATTAG
- the nadE gene encoding NAD(+) synthase, giving the protein MSPIKIASGTVNQTPLDWKGNLDRIIRAVKEAKSEKAEILCLPELAITGYGSEDLFLSYWFPQKALKQLELLIPECTDITVAVGLPIRIQENVYNCVAVIENAILKGFVAKQYLAIDGVHYEFRWFTPWQANEVIDFEFQGENYPLGDQIFEHKGIKYGFEICEDAWRGTMRPGYRLAERNVDLIFNPSASHFAMGKTRERYQLIQESSKIFDCYYCYANLLGNEAGRMIFDGEMMLGKSGEILGRNQLLSFQDFQVKSFYLEPKKQDIAPILEKEKEFVQAASLALFDYLRKSKSKGFVLSLSGGADSSTIAILVSEMVKRGIQDLGIVLFCNKLNLPLPPKEENADKFLVGELLTTAYQGTKNSSNDTFQSAKTLAESIGAKFYHWSIDEEVFSYTKKIEEAIGRPLTWEQDDITLQNIQARSRSPIIWMLANIKNSLLLSTSNRSEGDVGYATMDGDTSGSISPIAAVDKYFILHWLNWAEKNLKQPGLQLVNSLQPTAELRPLERTQTDEKDLMPYAVIVEIEKLAIRDKRSPMDIFLILHEELQLESSVLKDYIKKFFRLWSRNQWKRERLAPSFHLDEFNVDPKTWYRFPILSGGFAEELEQLDQL; this is encoded by the coding sequence ATGTCCCCCATAAAAATTGCTTCTGGTACCGTCAATCAAACCCCTTTGGATTGGAAAGGTAATCTGGACAGAATTATTCGTGCAGTAAAAGAAGCAAAATCTGAAAAAGCAGAAATTCTTTGCTTACCTGAATTGGCTATCACTGGCTATGGTAGTGAAGATTTGTTTTTAAGCTATTGGTTTCCCCAAAAAGCGCTAAAACAACTGGAATTATTAATCCCTGAATGTACCGATATCACCGTAGCAGTAGGTTTACCTATCCGAATTCAGGAGAACGTCTACAATTGTGTGGCGGTCATAGAAAATGCAATATTAAAGGGCTTTGTAGCCAAACAATACCTTGCCATTGACGGAGTACATTACGAATTCAGATGGTTCACTCCCTGGCAAGCAAATGAGGTGATTGATTTTGAGTTTCAAGGTGAAAATTACCCTCTAGGAGATCAGATTTTTGAGCATAAAGGAATAAAATATGGATTCGAAATCTGTGAAGATGCCTGGAGAGGAACTATGCGCCCAGGGTATAGATTAGCCGAAAGAAATGTTGATTTAATATTTAACCCAAGTGCCAGCCATTTTGCCATGGGTAAAACCCGTGAACGCTACCAATTAATTCAAGAGAGTAGCAAAATCTTTGACTGCTATTACTGTTATGCAAACCTGCTTGGAAATGAGGCAGGAAGAATGATTTTCGATGGTGAGATGATGTTGGGCAAATCAGGTGAAATCCTAGGTAGAAATCAACTCTTATCCTTTCAGGATTTTCAGGTAAAAAGTTTTTACCTAGAGCCCAAAAAACAGGACATCGCTCCCATTTTAGAAAAAGAAAAAGAATTTGTTCAAGCCGCTTCTCTTGCATTATTTGACTACCTCCGAAAAAGCAAAAGTAAAGGGTTTGTACTTTCTTTAAGTGGAGGAGCAGATTCATCTACCATTGCTATTCTGGTTTCTGAAATGGTCAAACGAGGGATACAGGATTTAGGTATCGTTCTTTTTTGCAACAAATTAAATTTACCACTTCCTCCAAAAGAGGAAAATGCCGACAAATTTTTGGTTGGTGAATTATTGACTACTGCATACCAAGGCACCAAAAACTCTTCGAATGATACCTTTCAAAGTGCCAAAACATTGGCAGAAAGCATTGGGGCAAAGTTTTACCATTGGAGCATCGACGAGGAGGTATTCTCCTATACCAAGAAAATAGAGGAAGCCATCGGAAGACCACTGACTTGGGAGCAGGATGATATCACTTTACAAAATATTCAAGCTAGATCTAGGTCCCCTATTATCTGGATGCTGGCAAATATTAAGAATTCACTGTTGCTTTCTACTTCCAACCGAAGTGAAGGTGATGTAGGGTATGCCACCATGGATGGGGATACCAGTGGAAGTATCTCTCCTATCGCAGCGGTTGACAAATATTTCATTTTGCATTGGCTCAATTGGGCTGAAAAAAACTTAAAACAGCCAGGTTTGCAGCTGGTCAATTCCCTTCAACCGACGGCCGAACTTAGGCCTTTGGAAAGAACACAGACGGATGAAAAAGATTTGATGCCCTATGCCGTCATTGTGGAAATAGAAAAATTGGCCATTCGGGACAAACGATCTCCAATGGACATTTTTTTAATACTTCATGAAGAACTTCAACTTGAAAGCAGCGTTTTGAAGGATTATATCAAAAAATTCTTTAGACTGTGGTCAAGAAACCAATGGAAAAGGGAACGTTTGGCTCCTTCTTTTCATTTGGACGAATTCAATGTGGACCCAAAAACCTGGTATCGTTTCCCAATTTTATCTGGAGGATTTGCCGAAGAACTTGAACAATTAGATCAACTTTAA
- the yidD gene encoding membrane protein insertion efficiency factor YidD, whose translation MTFRLLIRKIAIFPVLVYQYTISPLFPSSCRYTPTCSQYTKEAILKYGIFKGGWLGLKRIASCNPWGGHGHDPVP comes from the coding sequence ATGACGTTCAGATTATTAATTCGAAAGATAGCCATATTTCCCGTTTTGGTATACCAATACACAATATCTCCGTTGTTTCCTTCAAGTTGTCGTTATACCCCTACTTGTAGTCAATATACCAAAGAAGCAATTCTTAAATACGGGATCTTCAAGGGAGGTTGGCTTGGATTGAAGAGAATTGCAAGTTGTAATCCCTGGGGAGGTCACGGGCATGATCCTGTTCCTTAA